The Halichoerus grypus chromosome 14, mHalGry1.hap1.1, whole genome shotgun sequence genome contains a region encoding:
- the TMEM250 gene encoding transmembrane protein 250 has translation MTPMLTTAWTPLLPQASTTARAPMPVMPIPRRVRSFHGPHTTCLHAACGPARTSRLARTKYNNFDVYVRARWLYGFIRFLLYFSCSLFTAALWGALAALFCLQYVGVRVLLRFQLKLSVLLLLLGRRRVDFRLLNELLIYGIRVTVLLVGGLGWCFMVFVDM, from the coding sequence ATGACGCCTATGCTGACCACTGCCTGGACACCACTGCTGCCCCAAGCTAGCACCACCGCCCGGGCCCCAATGCCGGTCATGCCCATCCCGCGGCGGGTGCGCTCCTTCCACGGCCCGCACACCACCTGCCTGCACGCAGCCTGCGGGCCGGCGCGCACCTCCCGCCTGGCGCGCACCAAGTACAACAACTTCGACGTGTACGTGCGGGCGCGCTGGCTGTACGGCTTCATCCGCTTCCTGCTCTACTTCAGCTGCAGCCTGTTCACGGCCGCGCTGTGGGGCGCGCTGGCCGCGCTCTTCTGCCTGCAGTACGTGGGCGTGCGCGTCCTTCTGCGCTTCCAGCTCAAGCTGtcggtgctgctgctgctgctcggCCGCCGGCGCGTGGACTTCCGCCTGCTCAACGAGCTGCTCATCTACGGCATCCGGGTGACGGTGCTGCTGGTGGGGGGCCTGGGCTGGTGCTTCATGGTCTTCGTGGACATGTGA